The Malus sylvestris chromosome 8, drMalSylv7.2, whole genome shotgun sequence genomic interval AAGTCTAAACTACTGTGCATATTTGATATCAAAAGTTTCTCCAACCGAAGTGTTATTTGCTGATTGGATATGAAGGCTTTGTAATTTGGAGTTAAATTTaacatcaatgtcaaatttatttttaattcattttaatggTGAGTTCCTTATTTCACTAACATTTTAACCAATAAAAACTTTAttccaacattttttttaataattacaaatcatttaaaattctatttaaataataaaaaatatttgataaTTCAGTTAAAAAAGTATAAAATTTAagagatgtgatatccacacacactccattttactttttacacacatttttaatttttggtcgtcggatcggatgaattgaagaagatcaacggacaaaaattatcaagggtatgtaagaagtaaaataagatatgtggatagcacatcccaaatttaatataaaacttCACATCACTCGTCATTTACAAAAAATTTAGTAGAATAAAGACCCAccattaaaatgaattaaaaataaatttggtattgatgtcaaatttgactccAAATCACAAAACCTTCAAATCTAGTCAACAAATAACATTTTGGTTGGAGAGACTTTTGATGTCAAATATACACAATGGCATTCCATTTTGACATCTCCCAAATTTGACTCCAAATCACAAAGTCTAAATTACTGTGCATATTTGATATCAAAAGTCTCTCCAACCGAAGTGTTATTTGTTTATTGGATTTGAAGGCTTTGTAATTTGGAGTTAAATTTaacatcaatgtcaaatttatttttaattcattttgacGATGAGTTCCTTATTTCACCAACATTTTAACTAATAAAAACTTTAttccaacattttttttaataattacaaaccatttaaatttctatttaaataataaaaaaattatttgataatTCAGTTTAAAAAGCATAAAATTTAATACAAAACTTCACATCACttattatttataatttaaCTTTTATAATTTGACATTTATAAATGGTTTAGACGCTTTACGCGGACACTGGAAATAAGTAGATAAACGACCTGAGCCAAGAGGCAGAAGGCGCCGCCTTTTTTATTCATCGGTGTTTGAGCTGGAAGCGGTGCGATTCTGCGACCTTTAAAACGGCACCGGTTGGCGGAAAACATTCCCATCCCATATTCTTCGCACCGACAGAAAAATGGCTTTCGCTTCCGCGCTCGACACGCCCAAGGGGCTTCACTTTCTACCGTTACCGTCTTCATCCCGCCACGAACGGTCACCCACCAATCTTGTTCTGCCACGGCACTTCCCGACTCGGTTCTCGTCCACCATCGCCTTGGCTCGCCGCCGGAACCACCGCGCCGAAGTGGCGCCCTCCAGAACGAAGATAAAGAAGGTAAGAACTAAGAAATGAGCTTGTTCaaaaagttcccttttttttgcTGAAATTGTGCTTTTGAATTGCGGTGAAATGTAGAGAAGTTTGGGGAATAAGGAAGTgaaggaggtggaggaggaggatgtGGATGAGGATGCGATTGATGCGCTGTTTAGGTTGCTGGAGGAGGATCTCAAGAATGACGACGCGTCATTTGACGACGAGGATTTAACGGAAGAAGAGCTTGCTAAGCTCGAGCAGGAAGTGGCAGAGGCACTGGGAGTTGacggtgatgatgatgacgatgaggaagaggaggaggaggatgaagaCGATGACGGTGTTGTTGAGAGCTATGCCGAAGAAGatgaggaggtggaggaggaagaggaagaggaaactCCGGTGAAGCTGAAGACTTGGCAGATGCGGAGATTGGCTGCTGCTTTGAAAGTTGGCCGGCGCAAAACAAGCGTAAGTGTTTCGGTTTCTCTTtgaatttgggttttgtattgATGAATCTTTGAAAACATTTACTGTCCTGGagacgaaattgaagatattGGATGCTTCATATCCTGATTGATTGTGATTCTTTGATTCGAAATAAGTTTTCGATTTCTAAGGAGGCCGGGGAAATGTGGAGATTATATGTGTAGTCCTATTAATGTAAACTCCTGTTTAGTGTTGGTGAAAATGTGCTTCCCGTTATTTGGGGGGTTTTTCGTTATGCTGGCAAGTATACTAGTACAATCAATTTCAATTTTcgcttcttctctttgttgcagaTAAAAACTCTTGCAGCTGAGCTTTGTCTTGACAGGGCTGTTGTTCTCGAATTGCTTCGTGAGCCCCCTCCAAGTCTTTTGATCATGTGTGCTGCTTTGCCTGATGAACCTGCGACAGTGGTATCCGTGTCCCAACCAAATTCTGTAGAAACTGTTGTGGATACAACTGGAGAAACCGTGGTTGACACGACTAAAGATTCTGTAGAGCTTGAAAGTGCAGCGAAGGTGCCCGTTCATGCCAGACAACAAAAGTTTTCTGCTCAGAAGAGGCTGAAGAAAGCACAGGTTGAAACCCTTTAAGGCGTTTATAGAAAAACAAAGCGGCCCACTGTAAGTGAATAATTTTTGCTGAATGATTTCTAGATCTTGTTCAGGATTTCCTCATGCTCTGTGTGCATTGATATGTGATACAGAATGCGATGGTCAGCAGCATAGTGCA includes:
- the LOC126633326 gene encoding protein OVEREXPRESSOR OF CATIONIC PEROXIDASE 3-like; the encoded protein is MAFASALDTPKGLHFLPLPSSSRHERSPTNLVLPRHFPTRFSSTIALARRRNHRAEVAPSRTKIKKRSLGNKEVKEVEEEDVDEDAIDALFRLLEEDLKNDDASFDDEDLTEEELAKLEQEVAEALGVDGDDDDDEEEEEEDEDDDGVVESYAEEDEEVEEEEEEETPVKLKTWQMRRLAAALKVGRRKTSIKTLAAELCLDRAVVLELLREPPPSLLIMCAALPDEPATVVSVSQPNSVETVVDTTGETVVDTTKDSVELESAAKVPVHARQQKFSAQKRLKKAQVETL